CCACCCGCGCCTCCTTCTCCAACACCGTCACCCGGGCGCCCGGGTGCCGGTGGCTGAAGGCCAGAGCGGTGGCGAGCCCGACGATGCCGCCTCCCAGAACAAGAACGTCGCTGTGGGCGTTGTTGTGGGCGTCGCTGTGGCGCGGCGTCACCGGCTCGACTCCCCATTGCCAAACTGCGCCGCGACGGTCACGTGCCTTCTGGTTAGGGTGAGAAAGCCGTCATAGGCGAAGGCCGAAATGCTCCCGACATTGCCGCCCTCGCCTAGCACGGGGGCACCGCGCTGAATGAAGCCGCCGTTGGCCTTCGATCTGACGCTATGAGCGGACGCTCGAGAACGGGAGAGGGCTCACCCGATCGCTTCGTGCAGCGGCCTGCCGCTTTTGGCCTGCCGATCCTGATCGCTTTTACCACCACGCGACTCACACCGACCGCCCAGTGAAGTGCCATATGATCTCCGTCCAAGCTTGAAACCGACGACGAATCCGAACCCACTCCGTGGGAGCCAGA
Above is a window of Deinococcota bacterium DNA encoding:
- a CDS encoding FAD-dependent oxidoreductase, with the translated sequence MTPRHSDAHNNAHSDVLVLGGGIVGLATALAFSHRHPGARVTVLEKEARV